Part of the Triticum aestivum cultivar Chinese Spring chromosome 4D, IWGSC CS RefSeq v2.1, whole genome shotgun sequence genome is shown below.
catatgagtatcggtgagtatctcgttgcttgtgaggcaactacccgtgtgttccaaagttactgtgatctctgatgagagatggcctagtcatgtggtgacatgaagggcagtaaggtggtactgttgtagcatgccagccttgcgtcatccgataattccgacgttaacgtggacggagtcacgttatcgttcttcccccttccgtgctaccacttgttttctgccagaatgcggtttagtaagttggtaacctctttccgtgtacacaccaaacagaggggccgggatgatggttccatggccctggattaaagccagtcatccggtcagggggcatgggtgtttccggttgggaccgagaggggggcaccccttagagcgcgcgtatagaaatttgatcccatgctacgcgaggttgtagcctccccgtctcaaggtttttcttgaacgttgccgagggtgattcctggcttcggattgttgaatgggtgtgtactggttagatgtgtttcttccaaaacaccgtaaacggaactagtccccgtgactactgaaatccgttggctgtggttaaagtacaaactctgcagagtcaaatccttccgagtcatcgtatccatggtcaagtaacgtgatcagcgtatccatgtctatgtcataacctcgtggtatattcttctttccggtaagtgagcttgagtagtaaacttggctgaacgttattcctgtggatggactaaccctgttgtttatctcatgtctgattattctcttgatatgatttaaaattcatgagctactaagttatgaatataagccctttatgtgatgtcgctcagacgtccgactgtggcatgtttgtctcttactttcaatataagccctttatgtgatgtcgctcagacgtccgactgtggcatgtttgtctcttactttcaatatgagccctttatgtgatgtcgctcagacgtccgactgtggcacgcactgtcttttattttctgttataagccctttatgtggtgtcgccccgacgcccgactgcggcattattattcttgcagtttcctctcgaggagtcattcagaccctcgtttggcacccagtatttattttgggatttcgggaggactaccgcccgacttctctgttattttcccatgcattattgtctctatgtctgaacgcacttgttaatctgttcatatgcttcatgtttacatttgttatatcttatgtccgaactgtcttgcgagtactttcatagtactcacctggcttgttgatttggccagatgttgacgaaggcgatctcttggatgaagagtttgatagtgagtccgacgcctagaggaatcccagtcagtcctgtgcgatcctggatattggtcacttgtattatatacgcttccgccacccgcaataaacctcctcgagcttctccccgacgctcgaagagctgtagtttgcaggagtcatatcacccgctccgctgtgatatttccaccaccgttgttatcgtgagttagtagttatgccaccctatccaccGTTATGTTtattcggcgtgcatgtaataaattgttgagcagtccccgctcaaccttgtattatattcagtactcctggtacttttcttctgtgaccaagatattgtctactagtgagaaggaattcttctttactggtccgtaaaagggattggtctctcaataaatattttattgaaaaaccggtcgtgacagaaccTACTCCTAgtcggagtaggattcccccccttgggcgcgccccttgaggccggccggccccctcctcccctcctttatatacggtggaggggggcaccccatagacacacaagatttgtcttagccgtgtgcggtgcccccctccacagttacacatctcggccatatcgtcgtagtgattaggcaaagccctgcgccggtaacttcatcatcaccgtcgccacgccgtcgtgctgacgaaactctccctcggcctcaactttatcaagagtacaagggacgtcatcgagctaaacgtgtgctgaacacggaggtgtcgtacgttcggtgttaggatcggtcggatcgtgaagaagtacgactacatcaaccgcgttgataaaatgcttccgctttcggtctatgagggtacgtggacacactctccccgcttattgctatgcttctcctagatagatcttgcgtgatcataggatttgtttttgaaattattgcgttacCCAACAGTATGCATCATATTttatgttttcgatgttggagtttaTGTCAGTTCTTCACTGATGGAGGTTTCACGTCAAAATCAAggttcatttgcagaagttatgccatttttagcctTGTTTCCTTCTGTTTTGCTTGGGCACTTCTGCTGTACCCAGGTGGTACTACCAATTGGCTCCACAGTAGCGGTACTTCAATTGTGAGCTACCGTGGCTACTGCCGCTTGGGAAATACCTTCTGTCTACTCTTTGTTAGCTTGCGATAGTGGCACAGTAgtagcacggtagtaccgcttgtgcggtACTTTCGCCTTTACTACCGCTGCTACTTCCACTTGTGTTCAAGGAGTGTGCAAGCTTCTGCTGCCCATTCTGCTCTTGCGGTAGTTGGACAGTAGTACCGCTTTACACGGTACTTCTCTTCTGATGCTGCTTCACTACCGTTGATTCCTTTGTAACCCTTCAACAATTGGCGGTAGTACCACTAGTCGGAGGTGGTAGTACCACTTCGGCGGAACTACCGGTCTAGTACTTCTATAGTTGTTGGGTTGCGTTTACCGGgctaagcggtagtacctcttGTGCACGACCAGTGCACATAGTAGTTCCATCTCTCCTCaaactataaaagggggtcttcttccccattgcccTTAACGTTCTTGAGCAAGCTTTCTCCTCCATTGTTGACCTCCAAAAGCTTTGCTTACTCCCTATTCCTCCCATGATCTTGcatttttttgagggaaaagagagagtaGATCTAGATCTACATTTTCAGGAATCCATATCTAGCTCCTCTAAGTGAGGGAACCttgtggatctagatcttggagttcttttgtGCTcaccttgttcttcctctcatattcctccataGCTTTCGTTGCTTTGTTGGGATTTGAGAGTGTGGGAATTGAGCACTTCATGTGTTCTTGCCGTTGTATTAGTTGCATCTGTTTGAGTTCTACACGGAGATACGTAGAAGTGAAAGTTGAGAAGCTTactactcttgggtgtttggggcaccatagagcttctgcctcttgggtgcttgggtgccttAGATGGTTGGTGCTATCGCGGAGCTCAATATTGTTGTGTAAAGCTTCAGGCAAGCTTCGaggtctccaattaagttgtgcAGATTGCCTCGAGGAAATTATACGGGTTCAGTGGaagcccccaagggttgccaattgtacgggttcggtgaccgtctTCAAGGGTCCCTTAATGGAATCACGACActttgcattgtgtgagggcgtgcgGAGAATACGGTGACCCTAGTGGCATTTTGGGTAGCATTGTGCCTCCTCATTACTCTAACAGATATTAGCGTCTGCAAgcgtgtgaacttcgggatacatcgtcgtctccgcatgTCTCAGTTATCTCTtatccgagccctttacttatgcacttactTTGTGATAACCATAGTGactcatgttatatatcttgctattacatagttgtttatcttgctgagcataagttgttggtgcacatagttgagcctagtatatttaggttttgtgcttgacaaattagaCGCTAGTTTCATTCCTcattttctcgcaaaaaaatagTCAACGGGTTCAACGGTCAAATGAAAAGAAAATAGGGCACCACGTTTTTTTTAGGGGTTCAGGGCAGGGCATGTGAGATAGCGTTCCAGCTCGAGTTAGCAGGCCACGACCTAGTTAGTATTCGCTTTCCTCGCCTACCTCGCCCACACCCGACATGGTCACCTTGCTAAATCGATCTATTCGGGGGGAAACCAGCAGGTGTTGGTTTAGGAAAATATATGTTTCCTGTTTTTTCTAatgaaattcaaaaaaatctaaGATAATAAAattgactttaaaaaaatgaaaattagaaaatgttcatgaatttgaaaatgttcTTCAAATTGGAAAATGTTCTATAGTTTGAAAATCTTTCATGGGTTTAATTTGTTTAGTatgtaaaaaatattcacaaattagaAAAATTTCGCTAGTTAAAaattgttcacgaatttgaaaacatTTGTGAAATTGTAAAAGTTCAAAAGTTTAGGAaagagttcacgaatttgaaaacatTTGTGAAATTGTAAAAGTTCAAAAGTTTAGGAaagagttcacgaatttgaaaaaaaaatcatagatTAGAAAATTTTCACGATTTAGAAAAAAGTCACCAAATTTTTTATGATTTTGAAAAACATGAATTTGAAAAacgttcacaaatttgaaaaatattcacattCGGAAAAATAATTACAAAATTAGAAATATGTTCGTGAATATGAAAAAAAGTGTTGAGTTTCAAAAATAGTTCATGTTTTaacaaagaaaaggagaaaaaagagtTCATGTCTTTTTCTTTTCCCACATTTGTTCTGTTCGTATACTGAATCATTTATTTATTTCATGTGTTATTTTCGCAGAGGCATAACCCAGTGTTGTGACATGTACAATATGTTGTCAACCGTATAAAAGTCTGCACGAGCCGCTCAGTTGCTTTTCGATTTGACAAAAAAGATCAACTACACGTGCCAGTATTATCTTTCATTTTGAACCTTGCCCAATAAAAGCTGTAGTAGTAAGTTTCTTGCCTTAAGTGAGATCTCCTTTTCAATTCAGCACGTTGGAGGCTACACACTCGTGTTTAATATCTTGTCTGACATGCACTTCACTTTTGATTTGGTTGTCTCAAAGAAATAAATTAAGGACCCAAAGTTTAGCCAGAAATATTTTAACTAGAAGTAGTGTGAAAGGTGAAACTCTCAAATCATGCAAAATGGATTATTCTGCATTTAGCACTCACTCTGACCGTTTTGGGGTTTTCTTGCAATTATTGAACATGCTTAGCTTTCATGACACAAGTGAAACAGTAAACGATAGTGTCATAAGGAGGAGGTACTATGCAATAGAACCGTAGTGTCGAGGGCGATTAGACCAGGCACAACCACACAGGTCATAGTGAAGCCAACAACACGCTAATACGAGATGAAAAGACGAGAACCAATCCGAATACAACCCAGTCTTGAATTTCACTTAATCCATTTGATTTGACAAATTAGTTGCAATTCTTTTGCTATAATGTCCTTTGCTTACGTTTATTACATTTGTGGTAAcatcttgcataaagtaaataacACAACAGTGGGAGATTCAGTTCTCCTCAACGCAGAGCTTGCACTCCGAATGATCATATGTGTGCATGCCATCTAGAGCTCATCACTATGAGACCCTTCCCTGACCGTCCTGGCATGTGGTGCCGACTTAGTTGGGTAGGACGCCTGCATGGCGATGCCACACTGCCCCTCTGGCTGCGACACCCCGCGCTGCATCCTGATGTAGCCCTTCTCGCCCCAGTCCTCTCCCCACGAGTTCTTGACGATCCAGTACTTGGTGCCATCCCTGGTAGTGCCGTACCCGACGGCGGCGACGCCGTGGTCGAGATCCGTGCTGCATTCTCCGGTGAAGACGCCCTGCGTTCGTTGAGGGTGAttgagtgaattgcagaaaacatcGACATTGAAGCACAGTCTTGCAGAAATCACAAGTCTATAGTTTTGTGCCCAAAAACACTAATTTCCAggctaattttttgcaaaaaacactagtcAATGAATTTGGCCATTTTAATGAtgattatgacaggtgggccccacattTGCTGACATGGCGTAACGGTTCGTGATAGACGACGTTAGACGGGGGATATATAGATATAGGAAACGGTCCCTGTAATTTTACCAAGAGGCCCttcaataaaaaaataaaaaagcaatCAAGTCCAGGATCTTGTCGCCGGCGAGCAGAATAGCAGTACACCAGCCATGGTCTTGtcgccggcgaggggaggggggtGGAGGGGGTGCTGTCGGGATCTGGATGGTCGCGGCCCTGCAGGCCACCAGGTCCGACGCGGCGCTTCGGGACAGCCTGGCCCCTTGCGAACTCGGGAGGAGCAGCAGCGGCACCAGCCGCGCATGGGCgggagcggcgccggcgccggccctaCGGGCATCCGGCGGGTCAGCTCAGAGCGATGGAGGCCTACGTGCGCAGGGGCAGCAGCGGCGTCGCCGGCGACGGGCGCGAGCAGCGGCGGCGTCGGCCGCGACGGGCACGAGCAGCAGCCGCGTCGGCCGTGCGGCGGCCCCGGCCATGCGGGCATGCTGCTGGTCAGCCCGGAGCTCGAAGTGGTGGAGGCCGAGGTGCGCACGAGCAGCAACCGCGCCGAGCCAGCGCGGGCACGAGCAGCAGCCTCGCCGGCCGCGCACGGGCGCGAGCTGCGGCGGCGCCGGCCATGCGGGCTTGCTGCGGGTCAGCTCGAAGCTAGGAGCGGTGGAGGGCATGGGGAGGCGGCtcggcgagggaggggcggcgccggcagGGGTCAGACGGCGCCGGGAGGGAGGGGCAGCTCCAGGAGGACACTGCGGAGGCGGCCATGTGCCCAgggctgttttttttttttgaagaagGGAGGTAGTTTTTGGTAAAAGAAAATCTGTAACGACGTCCAGCATGAACAGTTATGCCACATCGTCATTTGTGGGCCCTACCTGTCATAATCGTCATCAAAGCCAAATCTGGcaactagtgttttttgcaaaaaattagccTCGGAATTAGTGATTTTTGGCACAAAACTATAGAAGTATGGTTCCTGCAACCTTAGCCTTCAATGTCGATGTTTTCTGCAATTCACACTGGGTGATCAGAGTTGTCACGCAGCACTGAACATAGCGCAGACAAGAGCAAGCAAACATGTGTATCAATTGCACGGAGTTGGAACGGATCACGTACCTCTGAGTAGAACTGGAAGTCGTTGCCGCTGGCGTCTATTGCCACGGACACGGGCTGGCCAGCGACGGCTTTCTGTAGGGCAGACTCGTCGTTGGCGGGGACATCCTCGTAGCCGTCGATCGTCACGTTATGAGCCTTTTCCTGCAACATTTAACAAGTTTTGAGACAAGATTCTCAGCCTGGCAAGTTCAGAGCAGCCGGGAGCCGGGGATTATTGTCACCTTTGCCTGGTCGCAGCTGCCCTGCTCGCCTTGGTACGGGTAGTTGGACTCGGTGGTGATCCCATTCTTGTGGATGAACTGGAAGGCGTAGTCCATGAGGCCGCCGTCGCAGCCCTGGTTGTTGACGTTGTCACAGTCCATGAGCTCCTGCTCCGACAGCGACACCAGCTTCCCCGTCCTGATCTTGTTGATGCCCTCCACCGCCACGATCGTCGAGAACGCCCAGCAGCTCCCTTGAAAAGTTTTTGGCCTCCCACAGCCGAATGAATCACACAGCTTTTGACACAACCACCAATGGCCGAAAAGAAAGAAACTCATGAGTGCATGCACGTACCGCactggccttggtccttgatggcGGTGACCGCACCCTTCTGCCGCCAGTCCACCGCCGGCGGCAGGTTGTCGGCGTCGCCGTACCTGAAGCTGCCGTCGCCCCGGCGGCCGCCGCTGAGGGAAAGGTGGTGCCGCACCCTGGACCCGGCGTACGTGCGCCGGAACTCGTCCGTGGTCATGTCGGCGAACTTGTTGAGCGCCAGCCTGAAGGGCCTGTCCTTCTTGTTGCCCTCGTGGACGTACCGCGCGTTCTCCTTGAACACGTTGAACCGGCGCTCCTCCGCGTCGGCGCCGAGGCCCCTCCGCGACACCGTGTAGTGGCTCCTCCACCTCTCGTAGAGCCCCCGCAGGTTCTCCTCCGAGGCCAGGTCTTTCTCCGTGAACGGGATCcccagcgccggcgccggcgccagcgCCAGCGCGACCACCGCCGCGAGCAAGATGGACCTCCACATTGTGACCGTCGCTTGCTGGCTTACAACCTACTGTATGTGTGAGACTGAGATCGGTTGGTGTAAGAAGCAGAGAGCGAAAGGCGGCTTATATAGACCTGGGCTTACAAGGGTGGTCGAGAGGCTTCAGTTGAGTTGGTTACGGTTTTGCATGGTGGATGGCGGCGAGATGGGGGTGGGAGGTGAGCTGTGGCGGGAAGGAAGCCATCAACTTTTGGAGGATAGGGATAAGCCGCGGAATAAATGGAAAGGAAGGCTTTCAGATTGGCGGATGCAGTGCAGGAGTGTTGGAGTGGAACGCGAAACTGGCCTAGCAGAGCACTCTGGTGTTGGCGTGGATCTAGTTGATCAGTTTCTGCATGCCACATTTGAGATAATCATACTCATATTTCGAGGCTCTTTTAATTTTTTTCTGTTCATGGAAGGAAAAGGATTGGTATGTGTGATGCGTAAGGCCGTTGGCGTAAAGGGCCTTTTTTAGTTCCGGTTCAAATTGTTTGCTTTGGAGATGAGACGTTAGGGTCATATGTGACGCGGTCGGGAAAGAGCACATGCATCCCCTATCACCAATGGTACCCCCACATCGTCGCGCAGTTGCCCCTCCCGCACAGGGCAACTCCCGCTGGGAAGAGGCACCGCGGTGGTGCGCTGTGGACCTGTTCGGGCCTTGCTTACAatgcttcttttttttcttttttgcgaggGTGCTTACAATGCATTTCCTCATGTTGTTCGTATAATCTCATCGGCCGCATCCTCACGAAGACCTAAGAGATAACCACATATTGTTTAGTGATTACGTGACCTTCAGGTGATAGGTGTTGGTTTCAATGAGGAGCGAAGATATTATGAGGATAACGAGAAGTCATGATGCTTAAGAACATCATTGTTTGAACTTCAAATTTTGCATGGCAATAGTCCTTTTAACATCTCAtgtttttttttagattttttcgaAACTTCAAAACATCGCTTGTTTTTCACCGGTTTTCACCAAATATTGGTTTCCGTATGATGTTTCCCCAGTGCTTAAAGTGGGGACCGGCTATAGCTCAGGCGACTGATTTTAGTTTAGGGTCAGTCACTTTTTTGTACCATCTTATAGCACCACGTATAGTACTATATATCAgctcaatgcatgcatgcataccatGCACTCTGCCACAAGAATGAAATGCAGAAATAGGGAAGGGCGGGTAGCATTTTCAAATGCCAGTTTGAGTGAGACAGTTTCTGTCTGGCCCCCCACTTTTAGGCTGTTCTTCCATTCTGCCTTTGTCTTGCTCTAAGCTACCTGACTTCCTTCCTTTGTTCTTCCATTCTACTTTGTATGATTCTGATCATCAGTTCTTATCGATCCCATTTTAAAGACAAATCCTGATGTTGGTAAAATATACGTGTTGATCAGTTGTGTGAGAGCATACGCATGCAGAcggcagacccccccccccccccccccccccccaacacacacacataaacatgcaCACATGCCCCACGCGCAAAGACACGCACGCGTGCGTGTGCATACATTTTTCCTATCGTGCCGATGGGGCCAAAGCTTAAAACAAAAAATTGTACACAATGTAGACACAAATTACACTTTTTATATATATGCAAGAATAAACATGTTATACAATTAAAGAATAATTGAACAAAAAAAAAGAACAAGTTTCTATCAAAACAAGAAAGAATTCTAGGAATGATGTTACTTGAATTATGATGTTAATTAATTTCTTTTGTAAGAAAAATGAATCATGGGAGTGGATCAACCCTGAATTAaacaaacacaaattaaaaatgATAATAATATTATGCAACTGGTTGTAACATAACGAAAACATAAAAAACAAATACTTTAGCTAGGCTCTTAACCCCCCTATACTTATatactaaaataaaaataaataaaaatagaaagtaAAGCTTTCCAAGaatgaatgaattagtggcattggtactaCCTTTCAGAAAAATTGAAAAATAAACCAAAGGtaaataatgacaaaatttgcacactTTTTACACGAAATTTcacatttttataatatgcaacaataagcatataattctttatctttTTCATGCTTTACTCAAATTGAATTTTTAAGTTGCGGGTCCATGCGTGTAGACCATTCATGCATGCACGTACACTTGTGAACTGTTGTATTCATACATAAATATAAGGCGTACATAAATATAAGACGATCTGAATATCTCAATAGGGATTACGTATAGAGTAGAATGAATGAACAAACACAGTAAAACACTTGTGGCATTGCTATTACTGttttagaaaaaaaaactaaaacaaaatcaaagaaatgaagttttctaagaaagaatgaaactctttaagaagaaagaaaattaaaaaactttCAAAACTTGCATACAATTTGCACTGATATTACACTCTTTGAAATAtgcaaagaataagcatataaGAGTGCATTTTTTGCATTCTACTATAATTTTCAGAGAGTGTAACTGAAATAATGTATTTCCTTTAAGAAGAACGACAACCAAAAACCcatagaaacaaaaataaaaaaagtaaagCAAAAATACCCTTAAATAGGAAAGAAAATGATATAAAAATCTAAAGCAAAATAATGGAAAAATTTGCACACAATCTGCAAATAAATTGCACTTTGTTATAGTATGCAATAATAAACACATAATAGTGAGCTTTTTCGCAAAAGAAAATTTTctaaagaaagaatgaattagtggcattggtatttgaTCCATAGTGTCTGTACTTCTCCGGATCAAAATAATGAATTAGTGGTATCGGTATTAccatttaagaagaaagaaaagtaAAAGAAACAATACTGACGAAATTTGCACACAATTTGAATAGAAATTGCACTTTTTTATAATATGGAAGAATAAGCACAAATAGTGAAAtttcagaaaaaaaatcctaaGTAGGAATGAATTAGAGGTATTGTTATTAACCTTAAAGAataaacaaaatgaaat
Proteins encoded:
- the LOC123099573 gene encoding vignain yields the protein MWRSILLAAVVALALAPAPALGIPFTEKDLASEENLRGLYERWRSHYTVSRRGLGADAEERRFNVFKENARYVHEGNKKDRPFRLALNKFADMTTDEFRRTYAGSRVRHHLSLSGGRRGDGSFRYGDADNLPPAVDWRQKGAVTAIKDQGQCGSCWAFSTIVAVEGINKIRTGKLVSLSEQELMDCDNVNNQGCDGGLMDYAFQFIHKNGITTESNYPYQGEQGSCDQAKEKAHNVTIDGYEDVPANDESALQKAVAGQPVSVAIDASGNDFQFYSEGVFTGECSTDLDHGVAAVGYGTTRDGTKYWIVKNSWGEDWGEKGYIRMQRGVSQPEGQCGIAMQASYPTKSAPHARTVREGSHSDEL